The Hevea brasiliensis isolate MT/VB/25A 57/8 chromosome 1, ASM3005281v1, whole genome shotgun sequence DNA segment CACTTTACATGAAAGTTACCTTGATATTTTCTTCACAATGTTTCAGAACCATAGATATGTTTGCATAACTGCCAAGCAATAGCGTGCAAGCCCATAACACGAGCTTTCTTGGAATGCTCAGATCTAGAATTTCAACCCCATTTAAGACAGGTTGAAGTCGTGTTTCCATTGATAGCTGAGTTGGCACCAAATAAAGGTTGAGACCAGATGGAAGCATTACACAGGAACTCTCACGGAAGAAATTATAAGAGCTTAtaagcaaggaattgactatctcaaaattttcatctgAAGCTCTTTCTATAACGATGTTCTTAATTTTATCCAACACAGGATACCATATTTGCTTCAAGATTTTCAAAATGGGTAGAATCCTCAAATGCTGATTTCCAAAACTCATTTGTTTGCAGATCAACACAAAGCAAATGACTAGTTTCTCGAATGTTATCGGATGGGTTAAGGGTCTGCATCTCAATTGGAGTTCCAGGCCGTAATGGAGTGATGAATGCTAAAAACAGCCTGCAAACTTTTGCACAATTACTATTTGACAACTTAAGATTCTTAATACGCTTCCAGATCTTCTCATTTATTGCTTCAAGTGCCTCAAGCTTGCCATTTCTCTCCAGTGATGCAATATATCTATGGAGGTAGCTGCAACAagtagaaaattgtttaaaaataaACAACTGTAAGAGTACAAAACAGGTGATGCATAAAATGTTCAACATATGTGCAAACCCAGGAATGAATTTTAAATCTTTGTAAAAATCAACAAACTGGCATTTCAGGACTCTTAACATTATAAGCTAAACAAAAGAAGAaacttttagaatttgatgaaggAGTTATGAACCAGTTGGGAAGTCAATCATAAAGGGAAATCTTCAACAAAAAAGTTTCAAAAAACTTAGCGAAAAAGGAAATCTAGAGTAAAGGAAGTTGGGCGATTCGAACCAGTTAAAAAAGCATATAACACCAAAATTATGCAACTCAAAATAAGATACTTTCGCAAGTAGTTGCATAAGtagaaataaaattttcataaataactCATAAGCATAGGACTTTTATAGTAACTCCCTTTTTTTCTTCTAACTCATAAGCATGTTATATTTAACAACATGGCCACTCAAGTGGTTTGGGTGGTGGCGATTTCAGTTGAGGTCCTAATTTTGAGCCATAGTGCTCTCCacttttataaagaaaaaaaatgctcTCCATATATCAGAATATAATACCAAGGTTGAATGGAATTTACGCATATAAGCTTTTCCTTCTGATATTTCTGGGCTTCTGATCTCAGGCAAGGTGAATATTTCTGGCCATAAGTTTCCCTGTTCCCTGAATAATGAAAACATCTTCTCCAATTGATGCTCAAAGCTGCTCAAGGCACCAGAGCTAGCTTGATGCATGGATGATACAAGGGCCTTGATGAACCTCCCTAGAGCTACTATACAAGATCTTCAATGCACAATGAAAACTGGATTCAAATTAAAGTTAGATCCCAACTGTATACTAGAAAGTTGGATGAGTATAGAGAAATTGACATTATTAATGCCTAGTTATATCAAGTCAGCATAAAATAATATTAGAGGCTTAAGTACATCCTTCTTTGCAACAAACAAATGTCCTACCCATCAATAAGAATTCCATTTCCAACCGCCCAATACCCTGAAAAGTGAAGGGTAAAAACAAAGACTAAACAGTGGAAAGAAATTTATTACTATATGAGAGCATGCCCAAATCCACTTATTTAGACAAATTGAACCATGAATAACATGCAGGGAATTGACAACAATGTCTACAACTTAGCTGAAGTTGCATACATAAAGAAAGAAGCAAGTTTATCTAAAGAGTGCATTTATTCCTTGTTCAAAACTTTGGGAACTTTGATATAAGGCTCTTCATAGCTTGGAATAGCAGCAACCGCAGCTTCCCTGCTCAAAGCACAATAGAAATTAACTTTACAACTACTGTACTGCAGGAAACAATTAATAATTACTATTCCTCCCTCACCTATTCCCATATGCTTGAGGAATATCATCACGCAAGTTCTCACCTTTTGTCTCTATAAATTCAACAAAGAAACTTTGCAAGATTAAAATAGTGAAAAGTTTAGTGCCCATTTATATGATTGAACTTAAGTTAATTATTAAAGCAATAAAAAGATTGATATGCTAGAAAAAATACTGATGAACATAGAAAACTTATATAAAGTGGAAAAAAAACATTCTATACAACTCAATTACACATCAATATCCTTTAGAATGTATTGTTTATATCATTAAAACTTAACTATAAGTTCCACACAAATCTCAACAATTGGTCAAGTTATAATCACTAcattaaaaattgaaatgaaagaattttgaaaaatataacttttaaaattttgtagGACTGGATAATATGAAGACTAAATCAGCTAGATGTCAATTAATTAGCCTAAAAAATAATACCCACAAATGTGATTACAGGCATTCTTGTTATGAAACCATATCAGTGGCCAAAGTAGGTTCTCATAAAATTTTCCATGTTCGACCCCATCTCCCTATTCAATTCAAAGACCCAAATCCAAAGTGTTGTATAACTAGCAAGccaaaaattattgaataaataTAAGTGATTAATGTAAAGAACCTGCTCTGATTGCAGGCTCAACACTATTAAGATCAACTGCTTGAAGTTGTCCAAACCTAGCAAATAACGAACTATAGTCAACccctaaaaataaaataaaatagaatcacAAAAACATGGCCACAATGAGAGACAAGCATATACCAGTCAATCACTTGTCGAATTTTGGGGGTGAATTCTTCAACCTGAAATAGTTATCAGAAAGCAAATGGGATAAGAGAAGAAGATTAACAAATAAAGTTTGATAAGGAATTTCAAATGGGTAATGAATAAGATAACAAGACCTCATTTGGGGTGATTGAAATTCGAGCAGTTTCAGCCAAACGACACACATCTGGGGGTTGAAGAGAGGACCCATGTGTTGCTTTTGTTGAGCATTTTCGAGTCTTAAAACTATTGTAATGAGTGAGCAGCTCTGAAACAGAGCTCAATTTTCTGTTGTTGAAAAATGAGTGATGCCTTGGTGGTGATGGTACTTTGAGCAGTAACAGAGCTATGCTTCCCATTTTGACTCTGTTGCTTCAATCAAAAACACCTCTTCAAACCTCGATCCCTTCCTCCTAGTCCTATCGTCAATAATAGAAACCAAGTTTAATATTAGCTGCGGGCTCACCTCTGCATGGGCCAAGCTTCTATCGCTGCAATCACTTGCGATTTTGAACTTAAAAATCTGTAattgaatttgatttttattttgtttatttattttatatttgactCAGACTGAAGTTCAAATTAATGTTACAATTTCATAAGCTCATTAATAATATTCCAATTATTTTTTAGAGCAAACGATATCAAATTTTATTGCTTTTTCCCCCTCGTATTATTTAGATATCGTCACGGCTATAATCTTCTTGTACTCAggtttcatttattttacaaaaaaaataaaaatatttttcatattttctaattcttgaaaaattaaaaaaaaaattgatcaacgaaaaatattttttcttatCAAAAGAGAAACTAagtcatttttaagaaaaatgacttcctttttttaaaaaaaagaaatcatttgtcattttataaactttgataatcttattaaaatgtgaaaatacttATATATACATGATATAAACACATACCATTAGTTTAATATTACAaccaaataacaaaaaatatttttatggaaTATATTCTTTTAGAAAACATTTTCCATAAAAAATATTAtccatatataagttattttccgCGAAATAAATAATgtcttatttttaaataaattttcctatataacaaaacaaataaataacaatttataAATGATTGAATCATAAATAATAACTAAATAGGAGAATTTGTAGCTTGCATTTTTCTCTGCTTATAAATGTATCTAATTAATTCAAATTAAGGGTATGTGGTTTCAATTCAGTTTCTGGCAGGAAACGAAACTGGAACCAAAGTTTGATtcttttgttttttgttttttagCTCAGTTCTAGTTCAATTCTTAGTACATTCGATTCTGGTTCAGCAACATTTTCGATTCTAAATTCGGTTTCGATTTTAGTATCAATTTTGGTTCTTACattcaaattattatatttaaaaataattatatattttcaaCATCAAAATATCGATAAAAATACTAATATTACTATTAAAATAGCAATACTAATATCTAATCTAAAAGgtatgcaaaatttaaaaaaaaaaaatttgagaaatagCTAAATGATTATGTGTAATAAttgaaattatattatatttataatgcttttaaaattttagtttaataatgTCAAGTCTAAAGAGATATTATATGAGTAAAACATTCTCTTGTACATAAGGGTGAGCGTTCGGTTCGAACCaaaccgaatcgaattaaattataaaaactaaattttaaattttagaaactgaaccgaactgaaataggtgaaaaatcgaatcgaaccgaaccgctcTATTTCTGTTtagttcggtttaaaccgatcggttttgatttttgattaattttttaatttagactttatttttaagttatttggtctaattttgactttggtttgaacctaataaccattaatcaatgaaattaaacaattaatatatatataattaaatataattcataaatttcccataaaaataaatcaattcaaaaatcgattcggttcgatttagttcgatttgaatatataaattactattcggttcggttcggtttaaccgatttttttctcttcaaaactgaaccgaaccaaaataatagaaagttttataatataaaatc contains these protein-coding regions:
- the LOC110644146 gene encoding glutamyl-tRNA(Gln) amidotransferase subunit C, chloroplastic/mitochondrial, with the translated sequence MGSIALLLLKVPSPPRHHSFFNNRKLSSVSELLTHYNSFKTRKCSTKATHGSSLQPPDVCRLAETARISITPNEVEEFTPKIRQVIDWFGQLQAVDLNSVEPAIRAETKGENLRDDIPQAYGNREAAVAAIPSYEEPYIKVPKVLNKE